A genomic region of Xanthomonas fragariae contains the following coding sequences:
- a CDS encoding IS5 family transposase codes for MQLTFGDAEGLGKRKQTRCEIFLAEMEQVVPWRHLLGLIAPHYPVSGRPGRQPYALATMLRIRLLQQWYALSDPAMEEALHQIPTLRRFARLGGLDNVPDETTILNFRRLLETHGLAARMLEAVNADLVRKGQSLRSGTIVDATLIAAPSSTKNTDRARDPEMHQTKKGNQWYFGMKAPIGVDEFFGLVHHVRCTAANVADVTVTHALLHGKEDSVFGDSGYTGADKREELQTCKAGFFIAAKRSTIQAIGNKRERRQEERWEYFKASVRAKVEHPFRVIKRQFGYTKVRYRGLAKNTAHVLTLFALSNLWMVRRQLLPARG; via the coding sequence ATGCAACTGACGTTCGGTGACGCTGAAGGTTTGGGCAAGCGCAAGCAGACTCGCTGCGAGATCTTCCTGGCCGAGATGGAGCAGGTGGTTCCGTGGAGGCATTTGCTCGGACTGATCGCGCCGCACTATCCGGTGTCGGGGCGGCCTGGTCGACAGCCGTACGCACTGGCGACGATGTTGCGGATTCGTTTGCTGCAGCAGTGGTATGCGTTGAGCGATCCGGCGATGGAAGAAGCGTTGCACCAGATCCCGACCTTGCGCCGTTTTGCCCGGCTCGGCGGTTTGGACAATGTTCCCGACGAGACCACGATTCTCAACTTTCGCCGCTTGCTGGAAACCCATGGCCTTGCAGCGCGGATGCTGGAGGCCGTCAACGCGGATCTGGTGCGCAAGGGTCAGAGCCTGCGGTCCGGCACGATCGTCGATGCAACCCTGATCGCTGCGCCCAGTTCGACCAAGAACACCGACCGCGCGCGCGACCCTGAAATGCATCAGACCAAGAAAGGCAATCAGTGGTATTTCGGGATGAAGGCACCCATCGGCGTGGATGAGTTTTTCGGGCTGGTGCACCACGTCCGTTGTACGGCTGCCAATGTGGCCGATGTCACGGTGACCCACGCATTGCTGCACGGCAAAGAAGACAGTGTGTTCGGCGACAGCGGCTACACCGGTGCGGACAAACGCGAAGAACTGCAGACCTGCAAGGCTGGTTTTTTCATTGCCGCCAAGCGTTCGACGATTCAAGCCATTGGCAACAAACGCGAGCGCCGCCAGGAAGAACGTTGGGAATACTTCAAAGCAAGTGTGCGTGCGAAGGTGGAGCATCCATTCCGCGTGATCAAACGCCAGTTTGGCTACACCAAGGTCCGCTATCGCGGCTTGGCCAAGAACACCGCGCATGTGCTGACCCTGTTCGCACTATCCAATCTGTGGATGGTGCGCCGGCAGTTGCTGCCGGCCAGGGGATAA
- a CDS encoding NAD(P)-dependent oxidoreductase: MPLFPLFANLQGRAVLVIGGGEVATRKVLALLKAGAHIRLYAHALSPELAVLMQAGRFEQLGDEFDPAWIDTVWLVVAATDDANLNQRVAAAAGARQRLVNVVDDAELSTYQVPAIVDRDPLVIAISSAGAAPMLARRLRERLERELDASVGRFAALFARHRERIRSQFPDMNRRRRWFDRVIDGEVPLLLQAGSDDAAEAAFTAALDNAGTVPARGSVQLVGIGPGDPGLLTLKALRAMNLADVLLVGEDIPDAVLELARRDASRRALPQAPDTQQALLLELASDGLHVVALRSGAGYDDTAAEAIEAILQAHGIACDRVQGIPANTQAIA, encoded by the coding sequence ATGCCGTTGTTTCCGTTGTTCGCGAATCTGCAAGGACGCGCCGTGCTGGTGATCGGCGGCGGCGAAGTCGCCACGCGCAAGGTGCTCGCCTTGCTCAAGGCCGGCGCGCATATCCGTCTGTACGCACATGCGCTGTCGCCGGAGCTGGCGGTACTGATGCAAGCCGGCCGCTTCGAGCAGCTCGGCGATGAATTCGACCCGGCCTGGATCGACACGGTGTGGCTGGTGGTCGCCGCCACCGACGATGCCAACTTGAATCAACGCGTCGCCGCTGCAGCCGGCGCGCGTCAGCGCCTGGTCAATGTGGTGGACGATGCGGAGCTGTCGACGTACCAGGTGCCGGCCATCGTGGACCGCGACCCATTAGTCATCGCCATTTCGTCTGCGGGTGCCGCCCCGATGCTGGCACGGCGCCTGCGCGAGCGGCTGGAGCGCGAACTGGATGCATCGGTGGGCCGATTCGCCGCGCTATTCGCGCGTCACCGCGAGCGGATCCGCAGCCAGTTCCCGGATATGAATCGGCGTCGGCGCTGGTTCGACCGCGTCATCGATGGCGAGGTGCCGCTGTTGCTGCAAGCCGGCAGCGATGACGCTGCCGAAGCCGCATTCACTGCCGCGTTGGACAATGCAGGCACGGTACCGGCGCGTGGCAGCGTGCAGTTGGTCGGCATTGGCCCGGGCGATCCGGGCCTGCTTACCTTGAAGGCGCTGCGTGCGATGAATCTGGCCGATGTCTTGTTGGTCGGCGAAGACATCCCGGATGCAGTGCTCGAACTGGCACGGCGAGATGCTTCGCGCCGCGCTTTGCCGCAAGCGCCCGATACACAACAGGCTTTATTACTGGAGCTGGCCAGCGACGGCCTGCATGTGGTGGCGTTGCGCAGTGGCGCAGGCTACGACGACACTGCCGCCGAAGCGATCGAAGCAATCCTACAGGCGCACGGCATTGCCTGCGACCGCGTGCAAGGCATTCCAGCGAACACGCAGGCGATTGCCTGA
- the mobA gene encoding molybdenum cofactor guanylyltransferase, with product MSAAYPWTGVVLAGGRSSRMGHDKALLLWRGRPLIAHMQVLLGDAGAQEVLISGDRTGYPGIADIQPDLGPLGGLASVIDHVADASILVVVPVDMPLLSTPLLQKLLAPSQYCCATFEDHILPMRLRIDTTLREALSVLMVGDASSRSLRALQRSLQCHRVAVTASEGAAFVNCNTPEQWSRLIHENPD from the coding sequence ATGAGTGCCGCATACCCGTGGACAGGTGTGGTGCTGGCCGGCGGGCGTTCCTCGCGCATGGGGCACGACAAGGCGCTGCTGCTGTGGCGCGGGCGTCCGTTGATCGCGCATATGCAGGTGCTGCTGGGCGACGCCGGCGCGCAGGAGGTGCTGATCAGCGGTGATCGTACCGGTTACCCCGGCATTGCCGATATCCAACCCGATCTGGGTCCGCTCGGTGGTCTTGCGAGCGTAATCGACCATGTGGCCGATGCGAGCATCCTGGTGGTGGTGCCGGTGGATATGCCGTTGCTGTCCACACCATTGCTGCAAAAGCTGCTGGCTCCATCGCAGTACTGCTGTGCGACCTTCGAGGACCACATCCTGCCGATGCGCCTGCGCATCGATACCACCTTGCGTGAGGCGTTGTCGGTGCTGATGGTTGGCGATGCATCGTCACGCTCGCTGCGCGCCTTGCAGCGTTCACTGCAGTGCCATCGCGTGGCTGTCACCGCCAGCGAAGGTGCCGCGTTCGTCAATTGCAATACGCCCGAGCAATGGAGTCGGCTCATTCATGAAAATCCAGATTGA
- a CDS encoding molybdopterin molybdotransferase MoeA, protein MISYAEALALVHQQVATLTSEWVDSAAAEGRVLAEALSSPAELPSFDNSAMDGVALATAGLGASAGSEHIVIGTVAAGEDAGAAATGTAWEIMTGAGIPPGADTVVPIEQVEILAYERTRLSRIRLRTEVRAGQHIRRRGEDVSLHDQAINSGTVLRGAHLMLLAGLGCARVQVVRRPRVALIATGRELVSDPLQSLQPGQIRDGTSSYLLSQLQAAGAELVWRGQVGDDDAAFDRALARARQAGADVILSTGAVSRGRYDFVPDALARHAAAFIFQKVAVRPGKPMLLARFADGVLFVGLPGNPMASAAGLRFFVEPALRGLLGMPVERGLRVAFETPLQARPIWRQHLRARLRCSEAGVLSVHILPQQESFRVAPLLQANVWAVLEPQDVGAAPSTMAEVFGLGHLQPAAPATTL, encoded by the coding sequence ATGATCAGCTATGCCGAAGCACTCGCGCTTGTCCATCAGCAGGTCGCCACGCTAACCAGCGAGTGGGTGGATAGCGCCGCTGCGGAAGGCCGCGTGCTAGCCGAGGCATTGTCGAGCCCGGCCGAGTTGCCGTCCTTTGATAACAGTGCAATGGATGGCGTTGCGCTGGCCACCGCCGGGCTCGGCGCATCTGCAGGCAGCGAACACATCGTGATCGGTACCGTTGCAGCTGGCGAAGATGCTGGCGCTGCAGCGACGGGCACGGCATGGGAAATCATGACCGGTGCCGGCATACCACCAGGTGCCGATACGGTAGTGCCGATCGAGCAAGTCGAGATCCTCGCGTATGAGCGCACGCGACTCAGCCGCATTCGTCTGCGCACCGAGGTGCGTGCCGGGCAGCATATTCGTCGTCGCGGTGAAGACGTGAGCTTGCATGATCAGGCGATTAATTCCGGTACCGTGCTGCGCGGCGCGCATCTGATGCTGCTTGCCGGTTTGGGATGTGCGCGGGTGCAGGTAGTACGTCGCCCGCGCGTGGCCTTGATCGCCACCGGGCGCGAGTTGGTCAGTGATCCCTTGCAATCATTGCAGCCGGGCCAGATTCGCGACGGCACCAGCAGTTATCTGCTCAGTCAGTTGCAGGCAGCCGGCGCAGAACTGGTGTGGCGGGGGCAGGTTGGCGACGACGATGCGGCATTCGATAGAGCGCTCGCGCGGGCGCGCCAGGCCGGTGCCGATGTGATCTTAAGCACGGGTGCGGTGTCGCGTGGTCGCTACGACTTCGTGCCTGATGCGCTGGCGCGGCACGCTGCCGCGTTTATTTTTCAAAAGGTCGCCGTGCGGCCGGGTAAGCCGATGCTGCTGGCACGCTTTGCCGATGGGGTCTTGTTCGTCGGCTTGCCAGGCAATCCGATGGCGAGCGCTGCGGGGTTACGTTTCTTCGTTGAACCAGCGTTGCGCGGTTTGCTGGGCATGCCAGTGGAGCGCGGCTTGCGTGTCGCATTTGAGACGCCGCTGCAGGCTCGGCCGATTTGGCGACAGCATCTGCGCGCCCGTCTGCGCTGCAGCGAAGCTGGCGTGCTGTCGGTGCACATCCTGCCGCAGCAAGAGTCCTTTCGCGTGGCGCCATTGCTGCAGGCCAATGTCTGGGCGGTGCTGGAACCGCAAGACGTCGGCGCAGCGCCGAGCACGATGGCGGAGGTGTTCGGATTGGGCCATCTGCAACCGGCTGCGCCGGCAACAACGCTATGA
- a CDS encoding OBAP family protein: protein MFGTGMRYSALLIGLAFCVSCSRSPPSVTPPGAPESTKTNVLEAGAKMLQPSGPVGKLDIYLVGFHPMKDAPDEQMEAHHYCQQVNEDLAQCALYDGNTDSANLIGIEYIISEKLFAQLPEHERDFWHPHNGEILSGQLSAPNLPLVAEKELMRSKINTYGKTWHTWHSRKGAAPGDALPLGKPMLAWSFNRDGELQQPLIAQRDQAMSVSTAERRTNRQDLTPLAKPQHGVDALHAHFADAKPIPGVVDANAAQP from the coding sequence ATGTTTGGAACTGGCATGAGATATTCCGCGTTATTGATTGGCCTTGCGTTCTGCGTCAGCTGCTCGCGCAGCCCGCCATCGGTGACCCCGCCCGGCGCACCGGAAAGCACCAAAACCAATGTACTGGAAGCCGGCGCCAAGATGCTGCAACCCAGCGGCCCGGTCGGCAAGCTCGACATCTATCTGGTCGGCTTCCATCCGATGAAAGACGCGCCGGACGAACAGATGGAAGCGCATCACTATTGCCAACAGGTCAACGAAGACCTCGCGCAATGCGCGCTTTACGACGGCAATACCGATAGCGCCAATCTCATCGGCATCGAGTACATCATCTCGGAGAAGTTGTTCGCGCAACTGCCAGAACACGAGCGCGACTTCTGGCATCCGCACAACGGCGAGATTCTATCCGGCCAGCTGTCGGCTCCCAATCTGCCATTGGTGGCCGAAAAGGAATTGATGCGCAGCAAGATCAACACTTACGGCAAGACCTGGCACACCTGGCATTCGCGCAAAGGCGCTGCGCCAGGCGATGCGCTGCCGCTAGGCAAGCCGATGTTGGCATGGTCGTTCAACCGCGATGGCGAACTGCAGCAGCCGCTGATCGCGCAGCGCGATCAGGCTATGTCCGTCTCCACCGCCGAACGTCGCACCAACCGCCAGGACCTTACACCGCTGGCAAAGCCGCAACACGGTGTGGACGCGTTGCACGCGCATTTTGCCGATGCCAAACCCATCCCCGGTGTGGTCGACGCAAACGCCGCCCAGCCCTGA
- a CDS encoding TonB-dependent receptor, translated as MFISSKHAPFARRAIAHRPLTLWIGLALSCSAQALQAAPNADDAAQPDATQPTSTLDAVQVKGVRSSVESAIATKQSNSEISDSIVAEDIGKLPDNSVAAALQRVTGVQVARAGGEVGQVLVRGLPNVITTLDGRNVFTTVGRDVELADVPAELLRSVDVYKTTGAQFQEGGIAGVVDVHLRRPFDFVEDSTIAGSVSALRGDQSEKTVPNGSLTMSQRRDTDFGRIGWMGSVSYQRRPYQESNTLYGTYDLKPNPVDASQQLYVPYSAGGLMARGDRKRKSANFSFQWAPSENSEVYFDTLYIGYDNRPQVNYWLPFPGLATAENTESVSMRPGTNVLDGLVARDMLALSSTQAHKNASDTYQAALGGRWTGEHMRLSSELAYTYSSARNRSFTLDMNTQAPLLNMRSGGGAADIWITQADGSAYDITAPGNWELSQYYDSWNKQKGEEWAWRGDANIDLDVGPLRSLDVGARASRRTATNHSGDTGARDNITGKPIYLSDVPGLASVTPGNMIDGARAFTSDRWASANQDFLLQQSTQVRTLMGQTPDLPDENPALFFDDREDNYAVYAQLNYGFSLGSIPVDGRLGARATRLDSSLQGSQSLDGILSPLSIDRRIDKVLPNYSANLALLENLMLRLAGSTTITRPEFADLNPQLALYQSTESLPARGNGGNPQLRAVESRNADVSLEWYFRPGSLLSVAAFHRKIDGYIQNYAAEEVIGGIVYSISRPRNAGEGTLKGVEVGYAQFYDFLPGWWSGFGSQLNYTYISAEVDSPEGISQPLTNVSKNSCNAILMYEYARFSARLAYNWRGDYAVSFNSSGDQPEQINQGSEKWLDVAFNYELSKKLTLFAEATNLLGTTTNNYFGQRNGDFPREIASPERTYTLGFRFRL; from the coding sequence ATGTTCATCTCATCCAAGCACGCGCCCTTCGCGCGCCGTGCCATAGCGCATCGACCGCTGACCTTGTGGATCGGTCTGGCTTTGAGCTGCAGCGCGCAGGCGCTGCAAGCCGCGCCCAATGCCGACGACGCGGCCCAGCCCGATGCCACGCAGCCTACCTCAACGTTGGACGCGGTGCAGGTCAAAGGCGTGCGCAGCAGCGTGGAAAGCGCCATTGCGACGAAGCAGTCCAATTCTGAGATCAGCGATTCGATCGTGGCCGAAGACATCGGCAAATTGCCCGACAACAGCGTGGCGGCCGCATTGCAGCGTGTGACCGGTGTGCAGGTGGCGCGTGCGGGCGGCGAGGTGGGGCAAGTGCTGGTGCGCGGTTTGCCGAATGTCATCACCACTCTGGATGGGCGCAACGTGTTTACCACTGTGGGCCGCGACGTGGAACTGGCCGATGTGCCGGCCGAGTTGCTGCGCAGCGTGGATGTGTACAAAACCACCGGCGCACAATTCCAGGAAGGCGGCATTGCCGGTGTGGTGGACGTGCATCTGCGGCGGCCGTTCGACTTCGTGGAAGACAGCACGATCGCCGGCAGCGTGAGTGCGTTGCGTGGCGATCAGTCCGAGAAGACCGTTCCCAACGGCAGCCTCACCATGAGCCAGCGCAGGGATACCGATTTTGGCCGCATCGGTTGGATGGGCAGCGTGTCTTATCAGCGTCGCCCATATCAGGAGTCCAACACGCTATACGGCACCTACGATCTCAAACCGAATCCGGTCGATGCGAGTCAGCAACTCTATGTGCCGTACAGCGCAGGCGGGCTGATGGCGCGCGGCGACCGCAAGCGTAAGTCGGCGAATTTTTCGTTTCAGTGGGCGCCGAGCGAGAACAGCGAAGTCTACTTCGACACGCTGTATATCGGTTACGACAACCGGCCGCAGGTGAACTACTGGTTGCCGTTCCCGGGCCTGGCAACGGCTGAAAACACCGAGTCGGTAAGTATGCGTCCGGGCACCAATGTGCTGGATGGCCTGGTGGCGCGCGACATGCTTGCGCTATCAAGCACCCAGGCGCACAAGAACGCATCGGACACCTATCAGGCCGCGCTGGGCGGGCGTTGGACCGGTGAGCACATGCGTTTGAGTAGCGAGCTGGCCTATACCTATAGCAGCGCCAGGAATCGTTCGTTTACGCTCGATATGAACACGCAGGCGCCGTTGCTCAACATGCGTTCGGGCGGCGGTGCGGCCGATATCTGGATCACCCAGGCAGACGGCAGCGCGTACGACATCACGGCTCCCGGCAATTGGGAGTTGAGCCAGTACTATGACAGCTGGAACAAACAAAAAGGCGAGGAGTGGGCCTGGCGAGGCGATGCGAATATCGATCTGGACGTCGGGCCGCTGCGCTCGTTGGATGTCGGTGCACGTGCGAGCCGGCGTACCGCGACCAATCATTCTGGCGATACCGGCGCACGTGACAACATCACTGGTAAGCCAATTTATTTGAGCGATGTGCCGGGTCTGGCATCGGTGACGCCGGGCAACATGATCGATGGCGCGCGTGCGTTCACCAGCGACCGTTGGGCGTCGGCCAATCAGGATTTTTTGCTGCAGCAAAGCACGCAGGTGCGCACCTTGATGGGCCAGACACCGGACTTGCCGGATGAGAATCCTGCGCTGTTCTTCGATGATCGCGAAGATAACTATGCCGTCTATGCGCAGCTCAACTACGGATTCTCGCTTGGGTCGATTCCAGTCGATGGACGCTTGGGCGCGCGTGCGACGCGGTTGGATTCCAGTCTGCAGGGCAGCCAGTCGCTGGATGGCATACTGAGCCCGCTCAGCATCGATCGCCGTATCGACAAGGTGTTGCCTAATTACAGCGCCAACCTGGCCTTGCTCGAGAACCTGATGCTGCGGCTGGCCGGCAGCACCACGATCACCCGGCCGGAATTTGCCGATCTGAACCCGCAGTTGGCCTTGTATCAATCCACCGAGTCGTTGCCGGCGCGTGGTAATGGCGGCAACCCGCAGCTGCGCGCGGTGGAATCGCGCAATGCCGATGTGTCGTTGGAGTGGTATTTCCGCCCCGGCTCGTTGCTTTCGGTCGCCGCTTTTCATCGCAAGATCGACGGATACATCCAGAACTACGCGGCCGAAGAGGTCATCGGCGGCATCGTCTATTCGATCAGCCGGCCACGCAATGCAGGCGAGGGCACACTGAAGGGTGTTGAAGTGGGCTATGCGCAGTTCTACGATTTCCTGCCGGGCTGGTGGTCCGGCTTCGGTAGCCAGCTCAATTACACCTATATTTCAGCCGAAGTCGATTCGCCGGAAGGGATCAGCCAGCCGTTGACCAATGTTTCAAAGAACTCCTGCAACGCGATCCTGATGTACGAGTACGCACGTTTTTCTGCGCGGCTGGCCTATAACTGGCGCGGTGATTACGCGGTGAGTTTCAATAGTTCCGGCGATCAACCCGAACAGATCAACCAAGGAAGCGAGAAGTGGCTGGATGTGGCGTTCAACTACGAGCTCAGCAAGAAACTGACGCTGTTTGCAGAGGCCACCAATCTGCTGGGGACGACGACCAACAACTACTTCGGTCAACGTAATGGCGATTTTCCACGTGAGATCGCATCGCCCGAGCGTACCTACACGCTGGGCTTTCGCTTCCGTCTGTGA
- the moeB gene encoding molybdopterin-synthase adenylyltransferase MoeB: MSSQDISPTDARALALQGALLIDIRQLHERAGGQAEGALAITQNALETAPAQHLPEQTREIVLICQSGKRSAHTAEVLRAQGYAQVSSVVGGTSAWSTNGLPLVRPTLLPDEQDFLERYSRHLHLPQVGLEGQQRLARSRVLLIGAGGLGSPAAFYLAAAGVGHLRLADDDVVDRSNLQRQILHTEDSVGSAKVTSAAQRLAALNPRVQIDAVQARVNSSNIEALLQDVDVVVDGADNFPARYLLSDACVKLGKPLVYGAVQQFEGQLSVFDAGRNRGRAPCYRCLFPEPPPPEFAPSCAEAGVLGVLPGVIGLLQATEALKLLLGIGDSLAGRLLSFDALAMRFREIRLPPDPQCTVCAPGVAFPGYADYAALCGSAIG, encoded by the coding sequence ATGAGCAGCCAAGACATCTCCCCCACCGACGCCCGCGCCCTTGCTCTGCAGGGCGCCTTGCTGATAGATATCCGGCAACTGCACGAGCGTGCCGGCGGCCAGGCCGAAGGCGCGTTAGCGATTACGCAAAACGCGTTGGAAACTGCGCCCGCACAGCATCTGCCCGAGCAAACGCGCGAGATCGTGTTGATCTGTCAGAGCGGCAAGCGCTCCGCGCACACGGCCGAGGTTTTGCGTGCGCAGGGATATGCGCAAGTTTCTTCGGTGGTTGGTGGTACCAGCGCGTGGTCGACTAACGGCCTGCCGTTGGTGCGCCCGACGCTGCTACCGGACGAACAGGATTTTCTCGAGCGCTACTCGCGCCATCTGCACTTGCCGCAGGTTGGTCTCGAAGGACAGCAGCGCCTGGCGCGTTCGCGCGTGCTCCTGATTGGCGCTGGTGGGCTGGGCTCGCCAGCGGCGTTCTATCTCGCTGCGGCAGGCGTTGGTCACTTGCGTCTCGCCGACGACGATGTGGTGGATCGCAGTAACCTGCAGCGCCAGATTCTGCACACTGAAGACAGTGTCGGTAGCGCCAAGGTCACATCGGCTGCGCAGCGCCTCGCCGCGCTCAATCCACGTGTGCAGATCGATGCAGTGCAGGCGCGCGTCAATTCCAGCAATATCGAAGCACTGCTACAGGACGTGGATGTGGTGGTCGATGGCGCTGACAACTTTCCTGCGCGCTATCTGCTTAGCGATGCCTGCGTCAAACTCGGTAAGCCGCTGGTGTACGGCGCGGTACAACAGTTCGAAGGCCAGTTGAGCGTGTTCGATGCCGGCCGCAACCGCGGCCGTGCGCCCTGCTATCGCTGCCTATTCCCCGAGCCGCCGCCGCCGGAGTTCGCACCCAGCTGTGCCGAGGCCGGCGTGCTCGGCGTCTTGCCCGGCGTGATCGGGCTGTTGCAGGCCACGGAGGCGTTGAAATTGCTGCTTGGCATCGGCGACAGCCTGGCCGGACGCTTGCTCAGCTTCGATGCGCTGGCCATGCGCTTTCGCGAAATCCGCCTGCCGCCCGATCCGCAGTGCACGGTGTGCGCGCCCGGCGTCGCATTCCCCGGGTATGCCGACTACGCCGCGTTGTGCGGCAGCGCAATCGGCTGA
- a CDS encoding molybdopterin molybdotransferase MoeA — MTDYPSRIPYAHALQILQAVAANSRPPDENIATSRADGRICAADLIAPLALPPFADSAMDGFAFRHADVAGGDASLQLVGEQFAGDLWTGALRAGQCLRITTGAPLPDGADTVIPKEDADERDGVVRCRTMPVSGAAVRLAGSDVRAGDLVIQSGQVLTPARIGLAAALGVSRLAVAPRPTIAVLATGDELVEPGMPLGPGQIYNSNRDMLMAQLRALGYAPTAWPTLPDDPQRIRTMLEDAAAAFDVVITCGGVSAGEKDYLPQLIGELGRIHFWRVRMRPGMPALLGQIGLCLVLSLPGNPVSVLATLIAYGVPLLDSLQGRSEPRPVWHAALASPWEKRHERLEFLRGRLECGEDGRLTALPHRGDASHLLRGAADSNALIVLPEQARRFDAGEIVRVIPYAL, encoded by the coding sequence ATGACTGACTATCCCTCACGCATTCCCTATGCACATGCGCTGCAGATTCTGCAGGCCGTCGCGGCCAATAGCCGTCCGCCCGATGAAAACATCGCTACCTCGCGTGCCGATGGGCGGATTTGCGCCGCCGATCTGATTGCTCCACTCGCGCTGCCGCCGTTCGCCGATAGCGCGATGGATGGCTTTGCTTTCCGACATGCCGATGTCGCTGGCGGCGATGCGTCGTTGCAATTGGTCGGCGAACAATTTGCTGGTGATCTCTGGACCGGCGCGCTGCGTGCTGGGCAGTGCCTGCGCATTACCACCGGTGCGCCGCTGCCGGATGGCGCCGATACCGTGATCCCCAAAGAAGACGCCGACGAGCGCGATGGTGTGGTGCGCTGTCGCACCATGCCTGTGTCGGGGGCCGCAGTGCGGCTTGCCGGTAGCGATGTGCGTGCTGGCGATCTGGTGATCCAGAGCGGGCAGGTACTGACCCCCGCACGCATCGGCCTGGCCGCTGCGCTTGGTGTATCGCGGCTGGCGGTAGCACCGCGGCCGACCATTGCGGTCCTGGCTACCGGCGATGAGTTGGTCGAGCCGGGCATGCCACTCGGTCCCGGGCAAATTTACAACAGCAATCGCGACATGTTGATGGCGCAGCTGCGGGCATTGGGCTACGCGCCGACGGCGTGGCCGACCTTGCCCGACGATCCGCAGCGCATCCGCACTATGCTGGAAGATGCGGCAGCGGCGTTTGATGTGGTGATCACCTGCGGCGGTGTCTCGGCGGGCGAAAAGGATTATCTGCCCCAGTTGATCGGCGAACTGGGCCGTATCCATTTCTGGCGCGTGCGCATGCGCCCGGGCATGCCGGCGTTGCTAGGTCAGATCGGCCTCTGTCTGGTGTTGAGTCTTCCGGGCAACCCGGTGTCGGTACTGGCGACCTTGATCGCTTACGGCGTGCCGTTGCTGGATAGCTTGCAGGGACGTAGCGAGCCGCGTCCGGTATGGCATGCGGCCTTGGCAAGCCCGTGGGAAAAGCGCCACGAGCGCCTGGAGTTTCTGCGTGGGCGACTGGAGTGCGGCGAAGACGGACGTCTGACGGCGCTACCGCATCGTGGCGATGCCTCGCATCTGCTCCGTGGCGCGGCCGATAGCAATGCCTTGATTGTGTTGCCGGAGCAGGCGCGACGGTTCGATGCGGGCGAGATCGTACGGGTGATTCCTTACGCGCTTTGA